In the Longimicrobiales bacterium genome, one interval contains:
- a CDS encoding penicillin acylase family protein has product MKKLALALLLVVIACGPIDGPSPEMAEWSARADRVTIVRDDWGIAHSYGETDADAVFGMVYAQAEDDFPRIEVNFLNSQGRLAEAEGESQIWRDLRMKLFIDPKVLQDEYASAEPWLRELMDAWAAALNYYLLTHPGVEPMVLDRFEPWMALSFSEGSIGGDMERPSLKMLEDFYGDGGPAQEAAISAPKHDPGLDRLASIDPASYSGLSLLPGLDPTVEPTGSNGFAISPSNTEDGDALLLINPHTSFYFRAEHHMVSEEGLNAYGASTWGQFFVYQGFNETAGWMHTSTGADAVDEYYYDVEVREDGVWYPYDGEMRQMEEREITLPYTNGSGGSGERTVTAYSSHHGPIVRGDANRWVAVQLMNNPVDALTQSYMRTKAANYDEYLETMRLHTNSSNNTVFADAEGNIAYFQANYVPIRDESLDWSEPVSGMTAATEYQGIHTVEESPLIVNPSTGWLQNTNNHPWSVIGSTSPRKSDYPRYMDAYGENFRGEHALRVLPGRTDFNLQRLIDAAYDSYLPGFEDIVPALVAAWDGTANSNPLKARLAEPVAALRGWDLRFGAESIPTSVAIAYGDTLLSQIADAADQAGVDVYDYMAAGASATVKLGALADAVTRLEEDFGSWATPWGEINRFQRLTGDIVQPFDDEGASVPVGFTSARWGSLAAYGQRTFNGTKRIYGTRGNSFVAVVAFGDSVRARAVSAGGQSGDPSSPHFADQIERYATGDLRTVRFYRPDVDAVAEETYRPGGR; this is encoded by the coding sequence ATGAAGAAACTCGCTCTTGCTCTGCTCCTCGTTGTCATTGCCTGCGGCCCCATCGACGGTCCCTCACCAGAGATGGCCGAATGGTCGGCCCGAGCGGACCGCGTCACCATCGTGCGGGACGATTGGGGCATCGCCCACAGCTACGGCGAGACGGACGCGGACGCCGTATTTGGCATGGTCTACGCCCAGGCGGAAGACGACTTCCCCCGCATCGAAGTCAACTTCTTGAACAGCCAGGGCCGCTTGGCTGAAGCAGAAGGAGAGTCTCAGATCTGGCGTGACCTCCGCATGAAATTGTTCATCGACCCCAAGGTGCTTCAGGACGAATATGCGTCCGCAGAGCCCTGGCTCCGGGAGTTGATGGACGCATGGGCTGCAGCGCTCAACTACTACCTGCTGACCCATCCGGGTGTTGAGCCGATGGTACTGGATCGCTTCGAGCCCTGGATGGCCCTGAGCTTCAGCGAAGGAAGCATCGGTGGGGACATGGAGCGCCCCTCGCTCAAGATGCTCGAGGACTTTTATGGAGACGGTGGTCCGGCTCAGGAAGCCGCGATATCGGCGCCAAAGCACGACCCTGGCCTCGATCGTTTGGCTTCAATCGATCCGGCGAGCTACTCCGGCCTAAGCCTCCTCCCTGGCCTGGACCCGACCGTGGAGCCCACCGGATCAAACGGCTTCGCTATCTCTCCGTCGAACACGGAGGATGGAGACGCGCTGCTGCTCATCAATCCACACACGTCGTTCTACTTCCGAGCCGAACATCACATGGTCAGCGAAGAGGGCCTGAACGCGTACGGAGCATCCACCTGGGGTCAGTTCTTCGTCTATCAGGGCTTCAATGAGACCGCAGGGTGGATGCACACGTCCACTGGGGCGGATGCGGTCGATGAGTACTACTACGATGTAGAGGTCCGTGAGGACGGCGTCTGGTATCCGTACGATGGCGAGATGCGCCAGATGGAGGAGCGCGAGATCACCCTTCCTTACACAAACGGATCGGGCGGCTCTGGCGAGCGCACCGTCACCGCTTACTCCAGCCACCACGGCCCGATCGTGCGCGGCGATGCGAATCGGTGGGTCGCTGTCCAACTCATGAACAACCCGGTCGACGCATTGACCCAGTCGTACATGCGCACCAAAGCCGCGAACTATGACGAGTACTTGGAGACCATGCGCCTCCACACGAATTCGTCGAACAACACGGTCTTCGCGGACGCCGAAGGCAACATCGCGTACTTCCAGGCCAACTACGTTCCGATTCGTGACGAGAGCCTCGATTGGAGTGAGCCCGTCAGCGGCATGACGGCCGCAACCGAGTACCAGGGCATTCACACGGTCGAGGAATCGCCACTGATCGTGAATCCATCTACAGGATGGCTGCAGAACACGAACAACCATCCGTGGTCAGTGATCGGCTCCACCAGCCCGCGAAAGAGCGACTACCCTAGGTATATGGATGCATACGGAGAGAACTTCCGCGGCGAGCACGCGTTGCGTGTCCTTCCGGGCCGGACCGACTTCAACCTGCAGCGGCTGATCGACGCCGCTTATGACAGCTACCTCCCCGGCTTCGAAGACATCGTCCCGGCACTGGTGGCCGCTTGGGACGGGACCGCGAATTCGAACCCGCTCAAGGCTCGTCTCGCTGAGCCTGTTGCTGCGCTGAGGGGATGGGACCTGCGCTTCGGGGCGGAATCGATCCCGACATCCGTCGCCATCGCGTATGGAGATACGCTTCTCTCACAGATAGCAGATGCAGCGGACCAGGCAGGGGTCGACGTCTACGACTATATGGCCGCGGGGGCCTCAGCTACAGTGAAGCTAGGCGCGCTCGCCGACGCCGTGACGCGTCTTGAAGAGGACTTCGGGAGCTGGGCCACGCCCTGGGGTGAGATCAACCGATTCCAGCGCCTGACCGGAGACATCGTTCAGCCGTTCGACGACGAGGGTGCGAGCGTACCGGTAGGCTTTACGTCTGCGCGCTGGGGATCGCTCGCCGCGTACGGCCAGCGGACCTTTAATGGCACCAAGCGCATTTACGGCACACGTGGGAACAGCTTCGTGGCCGTAGTAGCGTTCGGAGACTCGGTGAGAGCCCGCGCGGTCAGTGCAGGCGGGCAGTCCGGTGATCCCTCTTCGCCGCACTTCGCCGACCAGATCGAGCGGTACGCGACGGGTGATCTTCGTACGGTGCGGTTCTACCGGCCCGATGTGGACGCAGTGGCAGAGGAAACCTACCGGCCAGGAGGGCGGTAG
- a CDS encoding TolC family protein, with protein sequence MTRIRRFASLATLAFSLPSGLSAQDPQGTLAQVESRTLVELVAALPGRPTGLQMLVGTALERSLDLEGEIFNRRIAEASVDIQGGLFDPSFRLGSSLARSATPGVASARAMSAGLGAVLPWGTELGVDVRGGRNLGLINDPSSVYDSDLTVTLSQPILDGFNVNDARYRAAQRQRRAAEHALARATELVIAQIETLYWSLAETEALEAVRQGSYELAQALLFRNQQLAERGLVAAVDVLTAQSGVALRRASLIDAKRRRLDASDRLVFAAYGAGAAQQLRGDTLPVKTTTTLLGGDPIDVERPNAAAEALTRRGDVAAARESLAAASESLRESTSGLRPGLFLDGSWAAAGGGASASSLFGGLSNNAAWSLGLRFAVPLGNRSDRGFERVATWTVGLRQIDLSLSENLVLQDVREATRAVRSGIERLAAGDEAARLAAAQLVAERQRLDLGLGDSFRLLETEENAVQAELESVRSRYDLARATTRLRLARGEIRAP encoded by the coding sequence GTGACGAGGATCCGCCGATTCGCCTCACTCGCTACGCTGGCCTTCTCGCTGCCCTCCGGGCTCTCCGCCCAGGATCCCCAGGGTACGCTTGCTCAAGTCGAAAGCCGGACCCTCGTCGAACTGGTCGCGGCATTGCCCGGGCGTCCCACAGGGCTCCAGATGCTCGTTGGAACCGCGTTGGAACGGAGCCTCGATCTCGAAGGAGAGATCTTCAACCGACGAATCGCCGAGGCGAGTGTCGACATTCAGGGGGGACTCTTTGATCCCTCGTTTCGGCTCGGCAGCTCGCTTGCGCGGAGCGCGACGCCCGGAGTTGCGTCTGCGCGAGCGATGAGTGCCGGCCTCGGCGCAGTCCTGCCCTGGGGCACAGAACTCGGGGTGGACGTTAGAGGGGGCCGCAACCTCGGCCTCATCAATGACCCGTCATCCGTGTACGACTCGGATCTAACGGTGACACTTTCCCAGCCGATCTTGGACGGCTTCAACGTCAACGACGCCCGATACCGAGCGGCTCAGAGGCAGCGCAGGGCCGCCGAGCACGCACTGGCGAGGGCAACCGAGCTGGTCATCGCACAAATCGAGACCTTGTACTGGTCGCTCGCGGAGACCGAGGCGCTCGAGGCTGTGCGACAGGGATCGTACGAGCTCGCCCAAGCGCTTCTGTTCCGGAATCAGCAGCTTGCAGAGAGAGGGCTGGTCGCCGCTGTCGACGTCCTCACCGCCCAGAGCGGTGTGGCACTCCGCCGTGCGAGCCTGATCGACGCGAAGCGCCGAAGACTAGATGCATCGGACCGACTGGTCTTCGCGGCATACGGAGCGGGAGCGGCTCAGCAGCTCCGAGGGGACACCTTGCCCGTGAAGACGACGACGACGCTGCTCGGGGGTGACCCGATCGATGTGGAGCGACCCAATGCCGCAGCGGAGGCCTTGACCCGGCGCGGCGATGTCGCGGCTGCCCGTGAGTCCCTTGCCGCGGCGTCCGAATCTCTCAGGGAGAGCACCAGCGGACTGCGTCCGGGGTTGTTCTTGGACGGAAGCTGGGCAGCAGCAGGAGGCGGAGCGAGCGCCAGTAGTCTCTTCGGGGGACTCAGCAACAATGCGGCATGGAGCCTGGGACTCCGTTTTGCGGTGCCCCTGGGCAACAGATCCGACCGCGGTTTCGAGAGAGTGGCAACATGGACCGTCGGCCTTCGCCAAATCGACCTCAGCCTCTCGGAAAACCTAGTGCTCCAGGACGTGCGAGAGGCCACGCGCGCCGTACGCTCTGGGATCGAGCGCCTCGCGGCCGGTGACGAGGCCGCGAGGCTGGCTGCAGCGCAGCTTGTCGCTGAGCGGCAACGCCTCGACCTGGGGCTGGGCGACTCGTTCCGACTTTTGGAGACGGAGGAGAACGCCGTCCAAGCCGAACTCGAATCCGTGCGCTCCCGCTACGACCTCGCTCGGGCGACTACCAGGCTGCGTCTCGCGAGGGGCGAGATTCGGGCACCATAA
- a CDS encoding arylsulfatase, whose amino-acid sequence MKFVLTGCLLVLASCADGSAPQPRPNVLLIVADDLGYADLGAFGGDISTPNIDALAQEGVLFTGFRAGPSCGPTRSMLLTGNNNHVAGMGQQAASFDTPGYEGHLSDRIIPLPRLLQEAGYHTYMVGKWHLGNALEHGPAAAGFERSFTLVPGAASHFGPLGFGQGTSVYRADGVEVSWPEGAYSTELYTDQIIDFIDADRDDGRPFFAFASYTSPHWPLQVPDEYLDMYAGQYDQGYDRLREERFASLKAADIIPPWSALPPRNEAVTPWAQLTPAEQRSEAREMELYASMLTNLDDHVGRLVVHLKESGLYENTTIVFMSDNGAAAEDFYVDRRFSEFLQANYDNSYENMGHPGSFVSYGVPWAEAGSAPFSRHKTFSREGGLAAPMIISGAGVSGAGVIDRSYLNVMDIAPTVLELAQASYPTDGSVWPMLGESMVAHLGGSVDAVHADDYVTTLYHEGRAYVRQGKWKLVTLDRPFAESGFQLFDLGVDPGETNDLSEVEPERFTSMLELWREQREELGIVPLEER is encoded by the coding sequence ATGAAGTTTGTGCTGACGGGCTGCCTGCTCGTGCTCGCATCGTGCGCGGACGGGTCGGCGCCTCAGCCGCGCCCTAACGTCCTGCTGATCGTCGCGGACGACCTTGGTTACGCGGACCTCGGTGCGTTCGGCGGTGACATCAGCACACCCAACATCGATGCGCTTGCCCAAGAAGGGGTGCTCTTTACCGGGTTCCGCGCGGGCCCTTCTTGCGGACCGACGCGGTCGATGCTTCTCACCGGAAACAACAACCACGTCGCGGGGATGGGCCAACAGGCCGCTTCGTTCGACACCCCTGGTTATGAAGGCCACCTCTCTGATCGGATCATTCCTCTGCCTCGGCTGCTACAGGAGGCTGGCTATCACACTTATATGGTCGGCAAATGGCATCTGGGAAATGCTCTGGAACACGGTCCGGCCGCGGCAGGCTTCGAGCGCTCCTTCACCCTCGTGCCGGGTGCCGCGAGCCACTTCGGGCCGTTGGGTTTCGGCCAAGGCACATCCGTTTATCGTGCCGACGGCGTCGAGGTCAGTTGGCCTGAAGGTGCGTACTCCACCGAACTGTATACCGATCAGATCATCGATTTCATCGATGCGGATCGGGACGACGGACGTCCCTTCTTCGCCTTCGCGTCGTACACTTCTCCGCACTGGCCGCTGCAGGTTCCCGACGAGTATTTGGACATGTACGCCGGCCAGTATGACCAGGGCTACGACCGGCTCCGGGAGGAGCGATTCGCGTCCCTGAAGGCCGCGGACATCATCCCCCCGTGGTCTGCTCTCCCGCCGCGCAACGAGGCAGTGACTCCATGGGCTCAGTTGACCCCGGCCGAACAACGCAGCGAGGCGCGAGAGATGGAGCTGTACGCCTCGATGCTTACGAACCTGGATGACCACGTGGGGCGTCTGGTGGTGCATCTCAAGGAAAGCGGCCTCTACGAGAACACGACCATCGTGTTCATGTCCGACAATGGTGCCGCGGCAGAGGATTTCTACGTCGATCGGCGCTTCTCAGAATTTCTGCAGGCCAACTACGACAACTCATACGAGAACATGGGCCACCCGGGGTCTTTCGTGTCGTACGGAGTCCCCTGGGCTGAGGCCGGATCCGCGCCCTTCAGCCGGCACAAGACCTTCTCGCGGGAAGGAGGCCTCGCGGCACCGATGATCATCTCGGGGGCCGGAGTCTCGGGGGCGGGTGTCATAGACCGCTCCTACCTCAATGTGATGGACATCGCTCCAACCGTTTTGGAACTGGCCCAAGCGTCCTACCCGACCGACGGATCGGTTTGGCCGATGCTCGGTGAATCGATGGTCGCCCACTTGGGCGGATCCGTGGACGCGGTCCACGCCGACGATTACGTGACAACACTTTATCACGAGGGCCGGGCTTATGTGCGCCAAGGCAAGTGGAAGCTCGTGACCCTGGACCGTCCGTTCGCTGAGTCGGGCTTTCAGTTGTTTGACCTAGGGGTCGATCCTGGAGAGACGAACGACCTGTCTGAAGTCGAACCGGAGCGCTTCACATCAATGCTGGAGCTTTGGCGGGAGCAACGTGAAGAACTCGGGATTGTCCCGCTCGAGGAGCGGTAG
- a CDS encoding NHLP bacteriocin export ABC transporter permease/ATPase subunit: MPESKMAGVSAFIQALRATGEIHEAGGNSPVLLEEPGLVWTVLKGKVDVFAVPVHDGEAGGPRDYLFSASSGDVLFGMEPEWADEVGLLAIGGVGAAVLRSTIDDFKKLADQHPSDACELVDHYVLNFAEAVARRGTPRLDVLLEPGLSYELSKGADLAAKRGVVWTSVAGGSLLFDAYRTLPIRVEDGPFPLGAGAWAHAKEDVTVSVFEAADVMENGDIWHGLQSFNRVALEWAQVILLRDGAEARAQLQARLEADQLANTTALTDLANILTDGEAPVEDSGGDHVLAACRLVGDALGIELRRAGSWEAGGSPMSAVRAIVRSSSVGHRQVVLTPGWWTRDQGPLLGFVKESKEHQPNSDLDAAQAPATSSNGQRESRVTEVETSWEDGSDDTRLIPVALLPTRVGAYELVDPRDGTRVPVDEATAATLGPFGLQLYRGLLTSKVTLKDLWSFVTFGVLNDAKTIIALGVAGAMLGLLLPLLTGYLFDSVIPGADRLGLINVFVALAVATVSGAAFELTRGISVLRLHTRVGAALQMAVLDRLIRLPLPFYGRFSAGDLGMRASSINAIGEALSGSTLSAILGSFVSAASYVLLFYYNVTLALLATVILAVNIAFSAATGYFMLNFSREQQEAQGKLSGLVLELLNGIAKLRVSGTEARAFSRWAKAYRRQQAVAFRVGFFANNVVVFNSVLSIASTLVIFWAYTVIAADPAGGITTGQFIAFNAAFGAFISSGMQLSQTAIGLLGLIPLWERAKPILDTEPEVDFSKSDPGELAGRIEVSHLSFRYSEDGPLILDDVSFEAAPGEFIALVGPSGAGKSTALRILLGFERAESSSVLFDGHDLASVDVTAVRRQVGVVLQSSSLTSGDIFSNIVGSATLTIDDAWDAARMAGMEDDLKAMPMGMHTVVSEGGATFSGGQRQRLLIARALVTRPRILYFDEATSALDNRTQAIVSKSIEGLHATRIVIAHRLSTIREADRIYVFDAGRITEAGSYDELVARDGLFAELVARQEI, encoded by the coding sequence ATGCCCGAATCCAAAATGGCTGGGGTGAGCGCGTTCATCCAGGCGCTCCGCGCGACCGGTGAGATCCACGAAGCTGGGGGCAATTCGCCGGTCTTGCTCGAGGAGCCTGGCCTGGTCTGGACGGTGCTGAAGGGGAAAGTGGACGTCTTCGCGGTGCCGGTCCACGATGGTGAGGCAGGAGGGCCCCGCGACTACCTGTTCAGCGCATCATCGGGTGACGTGTTGTTCGGAATGGAGCCTGAGTGGGCGGACGAGGTAGGGCTACTCGCCATTGGAGGAGTTGGTGCGGCCGTCTTACGATCGACCATCGACGACTTCAAGAAGCTCGCGGACCAGCACCCCTCGGACGCCTGCGAGCTTGTGGACCACTATGTCCTGAACTTCGCTGAGGCGGTCGCACGCCGTGGCACCCCACGCTTGGACGTCCTGCTGGAGCCGGGGCTGAGCTACGAGTTGTCGAAGGGCGCTGACCTGGCGGCCAAGCGAGGCGTCGTGTGGACAAGCGTGGCAGGAGGCTCGCTGCTATTCGACGCGTACCGCACCCTTCCTATTCGGGTCGAAGACGGCCCTTTCCCGCTGGGAGCGGGCGCTTGGGCCCATGCCAAAGAAGACGTCACAGTCTCAGTCTTCGAGGCCGCCGACGTCATGGAAAACGGCGACATCTGGCACGGCCTCCAGTCGTTCAATCGTGTCGCACTCGAGTGGGCGCAGGTGATTCTGCTACGAGACGGAGCGGAAGCGCGCGCGCAGCTCCAGGCTCGCCTGGAGGCGGATCAACTAGCGAACACCACGGCGCTGACCGACTTGGCCAACATCCTGACGGACGGCGAGGCCCCGGTGGAGGACAGCGGAGGGGATCACGTGTTGGCCGCGTGTCGCCTGGTCGGGGATGCGCTCGGCATCGAGCTCAGACGGGCGGGCTCCTGGGAGGCAGGCGGCAGTCCGATGAGTGCGGTCCGGGCCATCGTTCGCTCGTCCTCGGTGGGCCATCGGCAGGTCGTTCTGACCCCGGGATGGTGGACGCGGGACCAGGGGCCCCTTTTGGGCTTCGTAAAGGAGTCCAAAGAGCACCAGCCCAACTCTGACCTCGATGCCGCTCAGGCGCCTGCGACGTCATCAAACGGCCAGAGGGAGTCCAGGGTCACTGAGGTCGAGACATCCTGGGAGGACGGCAGCGACGACACACGACTTATTCCGGTCGCGCTATTGCCTACGAGGGTAGGCGCCTACGAGCTGGTCGATCCGCGCGATGGGACCCGAGTACCGGTCGACGAAGCCACAGCGGCAACCCTCGGGCCCTTCGGCCTTCAGCTCTACCGCGGTCTCCTCACGAGCAAGGTCACCCTGAAGGACCTCTGGAGTTTCGTCACCTTCGGGGTGCTCAACGATGCTAAGACGATCATCGCCCTCGGTGTCGCCGGAGCGATGCTCGGCCTGCTGCTACCTCTTCTCACGGGCTACCTGTTCGATAGCGTGATCCCAGGAGCAGACCGGCTCGGCCTCATCAACGTGTTCGTGGCCCTGGCGGTCGCGACGGTGTCCGGCGCAGCGTTTGAGCTCACCCGGGGAATCTCGGTTCTCCGCCTGCACACGCGGGTCGGAGCGGCGCTTCAAATGGCCGTCTTGGACCGATTGATCCGGCTCCCGCTCCCGTTCTACGGACGGTTCTCCGCCGGTGACTTGGGGATGCGGGCCTCGAGTATCAACGCGATCGGCGAGGCGCTGAGCGGGTCGACGCTTTCGGCTATCCTAGGCAGCTTCGTTTCGGCCGCGTCCTACGTCCTGCTGTTCTACTACAACGTCACTCTCGCGCTGCTGGCCACGGTCATCCTAGCCGTCAACATCGCCTTCTCTGCGGCGACCGGGTACTTCATGCTGAACTTCTCCCGCGAGCAGCAGGAAGCACAGGGAAAGCTCTCGGGGCTGGTGCTCGAACTGTTGAACGGAATAGCAAAGCTGCGTGTCTCGGGGACCGAAGCGCGCGCCTTCTCGCGGTGGGCGAAGGCTTATCGCCGTCAGCAAGCGGTAGCGTTCCGCGTTGGGTTCTTCGCGAACAACGTCGTCGTGTTCAACTCGGTTCTCTCTATCGCATCGACGCTCGTCATCTTCTGGGCCTACACAGTCATTGCGGCGGACCCGGCCGGTGGGATCACCACGGGCCAATTTATCGCCTTCAATGCGGCGTTCGGAGCATTCATCAGCTCCGGAATGCAGCTGTCGCAGACGGCGATCGGCCTTTTGGGCCTGATCCCACTATGGGAACGAGCCAAGCCGATTCTGGACACGGAACCCGAGGTCGACTTCTCCAAGTCCGACCCAGGAGAGCTGGCTGGGCGGATCGAGGTCAGTCACCTGAGCTTCCGCTATTCGGAAGACGGTCCCTTGATCCTAGACGATGTGTCTTTCGAGGCCGCTCCGGGAGAATTCATTGCGCTCGTAGGCCCCTCGGGCGCTGGGAAGTCGACGGCGCTGAGAATCCTCCTAGGGTTTGAGAGGGCGGAGAGCAGCTCAGTCTTGTTCGACGGTCACGACCTAGCCTCGGTCGACGTAACGGCAGTCCGGCGGCAGGTTGGTGTTGTGCTGCAAAGCAGTTCACTCACATCTGGGGACATTTTCTCGAACATCGTAGGCTCGGCGACCCTCACCATCGACGACGCGTGGGACGCAGCCCGTATGGCCGGCATGGAGGACGACTTGAAGGCGATGCCCATGGGTATGCACACCGTCGTCTCCGAGGGAGGGGCGACGTTCTCTGGAGGTCAGCGGCAGCGCCTACTAATCGCACGTGCGTTGGTCACGCGGCCGCGCATTCTCTACTTCGACGAAGCGACAAGCGCCCTGGACAACCGCACCCAAGCCATCGTCAGCAAGAGCATCGAGGGACTACACGCCACTCGCATCGTGATCGCTCATCGACTCAGCACCATCCGCGAGGCGGATCGTATCTATGTATTCGACGCCGGCCGGATCACCGAAGCCGGATCATACGACGAGCTCGTGGCACGAGACGGCCTCTTCGCGGAACTTGTCGCACGGCAGGAGATATGA
- a CDS encoding DUF2911 domain-containing protein, translated as MRLSRTSLVLTAGLLMAAAAPHAAQVHGSEAQTLEQVISGTTISIEYARPSVPGREPVFGGLVPWTAVWTPCTNAATQLEVSADFKLGEAEIPAGAYSLWLQPHENDSWPLMLYADTSLSHVPHRTMDQAFMAADPDMTPEERSSMNAYWTVQRTPHPVEIIDNNETGQMTVSDLLLDNVLGDGEWRKILPPRLRASSPTAPR; from the coding sequence GTGCGCCTCTCGCGAACGTCCTTGGTCCTCACCGCCGGTCTACTCATGGCTGCGGCGGCGCCCCATGCCGCCCAAGTGCATGGAAGCGAGGCACAGACTCTTGAGCAGGTGATTTCGGGAACCACCATCTCGATCGAATACGCTCGCCCCTCTGTCCCTGGGCGTGAGCCCGTTTTCGGTGGACTGGTGCCCTGGACGGCAGTGTGGACTCCATGCACAAACGCTGCGACGCAACTCGAAGTATCGGCAGACTTCAAGTTGGGGGAGGCCGAGATCCCCGCCGGAGCGTACTCGTTGTGGCTTCAGCCGCACGAGAATGACAGCTGGCCGCTGATGCTGTATGCGGACACCTCACTGTCCCACGTGCCTCACCGGACTATGGATCAGGCGTTCATGGCGGCAGATCCTGACATGACGCCCGAGGAACGCTCCTCGATGAATGCGTACTGGACCGTCCAACGCACACCACACCCCGTCGAGATCATCGACAACAACGAGACCGGCCAGATGACGGTCAGCGACCTGTTGCTCGACAACGTGCTCGGAGATGGGGAGTGGAGAAAGATCCTTCCCCCAAGGCTGAGGGCATCTTCACCGACGGCACCACGATGA
- a CDS encoding cyclic nucleotide-binding domain-containing protein: MKKVLYILAELDDNDVKWMSENGSRKAYASGEVLIRQGSDVESLFLALDGRFSVVVNSVEVARIGAGEVLGEISFVDNHSATATVTAVEESHVLEIPRDVIRAKLKTDKEFASRFYLALATFLADRLRGTLRLVQGQSADSDETSADDELELDRLDALSRAGDRFHRVLRQLGTN; this comes from the coding sequence ATGAAGAAGGTACTCTACATCCTAGCCGAGCTCGACGACAACGACGTCAAGTGGATGTCGGAGAACGGCTCACGTAAAGCCTACGCCTCCGGTGAGGTGTTGATAAGACAGGGCAGCGACGTCGAGTCGCTCTTCCTAGCCCTAGACGGGCGCTTCTCTGTGGTGGTCAACAGCGTCGAGGTCGCGCGGATCGGAGCTGGAGAGGTTTTGGGTGAGATCTCCTTCGTGGATAATCACTCAGCCACGGCGACCGTCACCGCCGTCGAGGAGTCCCATGTGCTTGAGATCCCTCGTGACGTCATTCGGGCCAAGCTCAAGACGGATAAGGAATTCGCCTCGAGGTTCTACCTGGCGTTGGCCACGTTTCTGGCGGACCGCCTCCGCGGCACCCTTCGCTTGGTCCAAGGTCAATCGGCTGACTCGGACGAAACGTCCGCGGACGACGAGCTCGAGCTCGATCGATTGGACGCTCTCTCGCGTGCCGGCGACCGATTCCATCGCGTCTTGCGTCAACTCGGAACGAACTGA